From Caldicellulosiruptor hydrothermalis 108, a single genomic window includes:
- a CDS encoding glycoside hydrolase family 130 protein, which translates to MFKLQRVTDKPVLKPKQENEWERAAVFNAAAIYHRGLFHLIYRATNIPPHKDYGEYVSTIGYAVSPDGINFYRLDKPVMVAENDQERRGIEDPRIVEIDGTFYMTYTGFGGRYDGDFRIMIAKSKNLIKWERMGVALDEPNKDAALFPEKINGRYVMFHRRYPNMWLAFSDDMINWTDHVEIMTVRENSWESSRIGIAGPPIKVKFGWLVIYHAADHKNVYRLGAVLLDAKDPTKILSRFSEPILEPELSWEVDGYIPNVVFSCGHAEVGDEVWVYYGGADTVIGVAKFNKEKIKFD; encoded by the coding sequence ATGTTTAAACTTCAAAGGGTGACAGACAAGCCAGTTTTAAAGCCAAAACAGGAAAATGAATGGGAGAGAGCAGCAGTTTTCAACGCTGCAGCAATATATCACAGAGGACTTTTTCATTTGATTTACAGAGCAACAAACATCCCACCACACAAGGATTATGGTGAGTATGTATCTACCATAGGATACGCTGTATCACCAGATGGCATTAACTTTTACAGACTTGACAAGCCTGTAATGGTGGCAGAAAACGATCAGGAAAGAAGAGGAATAGAAGACCCGCGCATAGTTGAGATTGATGGGACGTTTTACATGACATACACAGGTTTTGGCGGAAGATATGATGGTGACTTTAGAATAATGATAGCAAAATCAAAGAATCTAATAAAATGGGAGAGAATGGGAGTAGCGCTTGATGAACCTAACAAAGATGCAGCTCTTTTTCCAGAGAAGATAAATGGCAGGTATGTTATGTTTCACCGAAGATATCCTAACATGTGGCTTGCTTTTTCTGATGACATGATAAACTGGACAGACCATGTTGAGATAATGACTGTAAGAGAAAATTCATGGGAAAGTAGCCGCATAGGTATTGCAGGACCACCAATAAAGGTCAAGTTTGGCTGGCTTGTGATATACCACGCAGCAGACCATAAGAATGTGTACAGACTCGGAGCAGTACTTTTGGATGCAAAAGACCCAACAAAGATTCTGTCTCGTTTTTCAGAACCAATTTTGGAACCCGAGCTTTCCTGGGAAGTTGATGGTTACATACCTAATGTGGTTTTCAGCTGTGGTCATGCAGAGGTTGGCGATGAGGTCTGGGTATATTATGGAGGTGCTGACACTGTAATTGGTGTTGCAAAATTTAATAAAGAGAAGATAAAATTTGATT